A genomic window from Accipiter gentilis chromosome 1, bAccGen1.1, whole genome shotgun sequence includes:
- the ITGB2 gene encoding integrin beta-2: MSRDCCLWLLAVTWVLLLVTTAFAVECPKIKVGTCKDCIQSGPGCAWCKKPSFTKAGEPDSIRCDTMEQLQQRGCLRDEIEFPVNSITITQNSPLSSDTQLTPQEVHLKLRIGQPAVFDVKFRRAMGYPIDLYYLMDLSYSMLDDLEKVKKLGGELLRALESTTPSRRIGFGSFVDKTVLPFVNTHPEKLQNPCPNKDKKCQPPFAFKHILSLTDNAKKFESEVGKQLISGNLDAPEGGLDAMMQAAVCGDLIGWRNVTRLLVYATDDGFHFAGDGKLGAILTPNDGQCHLEDNMYKKSNKFDYPSVGQLVQKLAENNIQPIFAVTSKMVDVYKKLSEMIPKSAVGELNEDSSNIIELIQVAYNNLSSRIILDHSTLPDVLDVKYDSICSKDKVILDEARGECDNVKINDEVTFKVKVTAKECIKSQSFTIRPLGFTDTLTVHLDSNCNCNCSEQPDPTACSGKGIIVCGICSCNSGYTGKNCECETKGKTSKELEGSCRKDNSSVICSGLGDCVCGQCICHTSDVPDKQIYGTFCECDNMNCEFHNGSPCGGKDRGKCDCGECKCIPGYQGSACQCRKSTDGCLNIRGNECSHRGTCHCNRCQCRDGYQPPFCQDCPGCPSPCGRYISCVECQAFLSGPFEKNCSQACPNIQVTKELTGVSRQCREKDSQNCWISFHMVQEDGEEIYTVTVNPEKECPEPPNIALIVGGTVAGVALIGLVLLLIWRLLTELFDRREYRRFEKEKSKAKWNDADNPLFKSATTTVVNPRFNGQ; encoded by the exons tgctggtgacGACAG CATTTGCCGTGGAGTGCCCCAAGATCAAGGTGGGGACGTGCAAGGACTGCATCCAGTCCGGTCCCGGCTGCGCCTGGTGCAAGAAGCCG AGTTTCACCAAAGCTGGTGAGCCAGACTCCATCCGCTGTGACACCatggagcagctgcagcagaggggaTGCCTGCGCGATGAGATTGAGTTTCCAGTCAACAGCATTACAATAACACAGAACAGTCCCTTAAGCAGCGACACACAGCTGACTCCCCAGGAGGTGCACCTGAAACTGAGGATAG GCCAGCCTGCTGTATTTGATGTGAAGTTTCGCCGTGCCATGGGGTACCCCATTGATCTCTACTATCTCATGGACCTCTCTTACTCCATGCTGGATGACCTGGAGAAGgtgaagaagctgggaggggagctGCTCAGGGCGCTGGAGAGTACCACCCCTTCTCGCCGCATAG GGTTTGGCTCCTTTGTGGACAAGACAGTGCTGCCCTTTGTGAACACACACCCTGAGAAGCTGCAGAACCCCTGCCCCAACAAGGACAAGAAATGCCAGCCGCCCTTCGCCTTCAAGCACATCCTCTCGCTGACTGACAATGCCAAGAAGTTTGAGAGCGAAGTGGGGAAGCAGTTAATCTCAGGGAACCTGGATGCCCCCGAGGGGGGGCTGGATGCCATGATGCAGGCAGCGGTGTGCGGG GACTTGATAGGCTGGCGCAATGTGACCCGCTTGCTGGTGTATGCTACTGATGACGGCTTCCACTTCGCTGGTGACGGCAAGCTTGGGGCCATCCTGACGCCCAACGATGGCCAGTGCCACTTGGAGGACAATATGTACAAAAAGAGCAACAAGTTT GACTACCCGTCTGTCGGCCAGCTGGTCCAGAAACTTGCCGAAAACAACATTCagcccatttttgctgtcaccaGTAAGATGGTGGATGTTTACAAG AAACTCAGTGAGATGATCCCAAAGTCGGCAGTGGGAGAGCTGAATGAGGACTCCAGCAACATCATTGAACTCATCCAGGTGGCCTACAAT AACCTCTCCTCACGGATCATCCTGGACCACTCCACCCTGCCAGACGTCCTGGATGTCAAATACGACTCCATATGCAGTAAGGACAAGGTCATCTTGGATGAAGCGAGAGGGGAGTGCGACAATGTCAAGATCAATGATGAG GTCACCTTCAAAGTGAAGGTCACGGCCAAGGAATGCATCAAAAGCCAGTCCTTCACCATCCGGCCGCTGGGTTTCACAGACACCCTCACCGTCCACCTCGATAGCAACTGCAACTGCAACTGCAGCGAGCAACCTGACCCAACTGCCTGCAGTGGGAAAGGCATCATTGTCTGTGGGATCTGCAG CTGCAATTCAGGCTACACGGGGAAGAACTGCGAATGCGAAACCAAAGGCAAGACCAGCAAGGAGCTGGAGGGCAGCTGCCGGAAGGACAATAGCTCGGTCATCTGCTCGGGGCTGGGGGACTGCGTGTGTGGGCAGTGCATCTGCCACACCAGCGATGTGCCTGACAAGCAGATCTACGGCACCTTCTGCGAGTGCGACAACATGAACTGCGAGTTTCACAACGGCTCTCCCTGTGGTGGCAAAG ACCGTGGCAAATGCGACTGCGGGGAGTGCAAGTGCATACCCGGGTACCAGGGCAGCGCCTGCCAGTGCAGGAAGTCAACGGACGGCTGCTTGAACATCCGCGGCAATGAGTGCAGCCACCGCGGGACCTGCCACTGCAACCGCTGCCAGTGCCGGGACGGGTACCAGCCCCCCTTCTGCCAGGATTGCCCCGGCTGCCCCTCGCCCTGTGGCAGATACAT CTCCTGCGTGGAGTGCCAGGCGTTCCTGAGTGGCCCCTTCGAGAAGAACTGCTCCCAGGCCTGTCCTAACATCCAGGTGACCAAGGAGTTGACGGGGGTCAGCAGACAGTGCAGGGAGAAGGACTCCCAAAACTGCTGGATCTCCTTCCACATGGTCCAGGAGGACGGTGAGGAGATTTACACCGTCACTGTCAATCCTGAAAAAG AGTGCCCAGAGCCTCCAAACATCGCACTGATCGTGGGCGGCACCGTGGCCGGCGTGGCCCTCATCGGCCTGGTGCTCCTGCTGATCTGGCGGCTCTTGACGGAGCTGTTTGACCGCCGGGAATATCGCCGGTTCGAGAAGGAGAAGTCCAAGGCCAAGTGGAACGAC GCTGATAACCCCCTCTTCAAGAGTGCCACCACCACAGTCGTGAACCCCAGGTTTAATGGGCAATGA